In Methanophagales archaeon, a genomic segment contains:
- a CDS encoding 6,7-dimethyl-8-ribityllumazine synthase, with protein sequence LGFVVSEFHRDITYQMEILGREHAEFLGAKVIHTFYTPGTFDMPLAVKELLRSEDVDAVVTLGCVIEGETEHDEVIAAQLTRRIMDLSLEYDKPVALGVAGPGMTRLQAQERVDYAKRAVEAAVKMVKRLRAKIGDGE encoded by the coding sequence GCTGGGTTTTGTTGTATCTGAATTCCATAGGGATATCACGTATCAGATGGAGATATTGGGGCGAGAGCATGCTGAGTTCCTTGGTGCTAAGGTTATTCATACGTTTTATACGCCTGGAACGTTTGATATGCCGCTTGCTGTGAAAGAATTGCTGAGAAGCGAAGATGTGGATGCAGTGGTCACACTGGGCTGTGTGATAGAGGGAGAGACCGAGCACGACGAGGTGATCGCCGCGCAACTCACCCGCAGGATTATGGACCTCTCACTGGAGTATGATAAGCCGGTGGCGCTGGGTGTAGCAGGACCGGGAATGACGCGTCTGCAGGCGCAGGAACGTGTTGATTATGCAAAAAGGGCAGTAGAAGCGGCAGTGAAGATGGTGAAGCGGTTAAGGGCTAAGATAGGGGATGGGGAATAA